Genomic window (Nitrospirales bacterium LBB_01):
GCCTACTCTCCTCTCTCAGCGCTCATTATAAGACCCGGAGGCATTGGGGATGCCGTCTTATTGATTCCTGCAATTGAGGAGCTAAAAAAGGAATATCCCTATCTTAAGATAGATATTCTTTGCGAAAAACGAAACGCCGGTATTTTCACTATCTATACCGGTATGAACAAAGTCTATCTCTACGACAAACCTGCTGATATCATCAGTTGTTTTAAAAACACTTATGATATAATTATAGATACCGAACAGTGGCACAGATTGCCGGCACTCTTGACTTATTTTATGAATGCCGGTTTGAAAGTTGGATTTAACACTAATGAAAGAGGAAAATTTTTTACACACAAAGCCTCCTACAGTCATGATAGTTACGAGGCTGAGAGTTTTCTCTCGCTTATTAGCAAAATTACAGGTAAAAGTTATACATTTCCAGCCGATGTGCCGTTTCTTGACTCTCCTGTGTACCCTGAGAGCCACTTGTATGAGAAATATGTGTGCATATTTCCAGGCGCTACCGTTAAACAACGGCGCTGGGGCGGTCATAATTATGCCGAGACTGCAAAAGCAGTTATCAATATGGGCTTTAATGTAGTAATTCTTGGAGGGAAATCCGACACAGAGGATGCCGATATAATTATGCAGCACTGCCCTAAGGCAATTAACTACTGCGCTAAAACAACGCTTACAGAGACCGCCATGTTGTTAAAAGGCTCCGTGGGGTTAATCACTGCAGACTCTGGACTTTTGCACCTTGCCGTTGCCCTCGGTGTTCCTACAGTATCGCTGTTTGGCTCAGGAATTGAGAAGAAATGGGGACCAAAGGGTAAAATTCACGCTATTTTAAACAGACATCTCCCCTGCAGCCCATGCACAAGGTTTGGCTACACCCCAGCGTGTAAATTAAACCAAAAGTGCATCATAGAAATAACCGTCAATGAAGTGTTAGACCAGTTGGTTTTCAAAAAAGTGATATGAAAAGAAATAGGGGGGGAGGAGAAAAATCCTCCCCCCCTATGTGTCTATTGTTTTAATTTAGCGTCTATCTTGTTTTTGTGTTCACTGTCGTTGTCTTTAGCCCACTTGTAGCTTTTCTCAAAATCTATCCAGAAGGAGGCTTTAGAGCCGGCATGACAGCCTGTGCACTCTCCTACCCGTCGTATCTTTTTGATTTCTTGTTCATTAAATGGTCTTTGACCCGGCTGACTAAATGAAAGTAATTGATTACCCTTGTCATCTACGTACTTATCGGGGTCAACCATGAGAGCCTTTCCAGACTTAAACGTCTCAGGTGTTAAGCCGCCCTGACCAAGTGCCCACTTGTCGTTATGACACTCATCACAGCCTCGCATTGCGCTTCGCTGTGTAGTGTGTGCATTAGCAACCGAGACACGGTTAAAAGCCGTAAAGCCATCGGGCGTTTTACCGTTGCTTTCTTGATTAACACTATATTCTTTGACAGTTTTTCCATCTTTGTCAATTTCAGTTATATGCACGGCACAGCCAAGTTGATTTGGAGCAACTTTTCCCGATGAATGAATAGAAAGCGGTGGCTTTTTCCACTTTGCTGCAAAATCATCTGCTACAATACTCCAGGCTCCAGGGCTTTCCTTTCCGGTTATCGTATCTTTTCCTGTCTTTGTCCTGTCAACTTTAAAGTGACAGGCATAGCAGTTGACATTCTTAGTGCTGTGGCACGCTGCACACTCCATTCCTTTAATGTGCTCTGTGATAAGCATCGCTGTAGGAAGTTTCTCCTTTGCCTTAAGTGAATCAAGAGCAGGCACGATGTGCTCTTTTCCGGTAACACGTGAGGTCAGGATGAGCTTATCGCCGTCTTGCTTAATGTTGGAAAGCTTCATACCCTCAGAGTCAGTCATCGTGGGCTTGGAGTTAGGCTCACCATGACAGCTGCTGCATTTTATCTTTACGGCCTGAGATTTTCTAACATAAATATTGCCGTCGCCATGAATCTCCTTTGTGCTGTGGCAATCAATACAGTGCATCCCTCGCTGGTAATGGATGTCTGCCTCATGTCCTGCCAGTTCTCCCGTGTAGCTTACGCCTATTCTGTTACCACCCTTATGACACCGTGCGCACTGATCGGCAGGGATTTTTGTTGTGATTTTATGAACAGCTGAGCGCCACTCTTTTCCCTTCATTGCGGGATCGCCCCCAGCATACTTCCCATCAGCACTGGTAAGCATGTGGCAAGCTGCACAACCTGAACCTCGGTAGCCTTTGGCTGCCTTTGCGCCATCTGTCCTGAGGTGACACTTTATGCAGAACTTTCTCAACATCTCAACAGCAATATGCGATGATGAATCAGGAATCGGCTGGAGACTCTCTACAGCCCCCTTTTCCTTTTCAACAACACCGCCGGCAAGTATAGGATGATCGCTCATTGCAAAATGTGAGTCTTTATCCTTAGTGTAACCACGGGCGTATAATGTGTCAGCTATTTCTCCTTGTGAGTTTGCCATCAGAGACTTTTCTACCTTGCTTACTTGATCAGGGTGGCACTGTCCGCATGTTTTGTTCACTACAGAAAGATCAGAGGGGTTTGGGTACATTGCCTTATGAGCGCTCTCTTTGTCCTTTGCTGAGGCGTTACCACTATGGCAGACAGTGCACTCATATC
Coding sequences:
- a CDS encoding glycosyltransferase family 9 protein, with amino-acid sequence MNKITVLKAIDSVLGRGLAVVLPALHKKPLKSAYSPLSALIIRPGGIGDAVLLIPAIEELKKEYPYLKIDILCEKRNAGIFTIYTGMNKVYLYDKPADIISCFKNTYDIIIDTEQWHRLPALLTYFMNAGLKVGFNTNERGKFFTHKASYSHDSYEAESFLSLISKITGKSYTFPADVPFLDSPVYPESHLYEKYVCIFPGATVKQRRWGGHNYAETAKAVINMGFNVVILGGKSDTEDADIIMQHCPKAINYCAKTTLTETAMLLKGSVGLITADSGLLHLAVALGVPTVSLFGSGIEKKWGPKGKIHAILNRHLPCSPCTRFGYTPACKLNQKCIIEITVNEVLDQLVFKKVI